One genomic region from Neoarius graeffei isolate fNeoGra1 chromosome 4, fNeoGra1.pri, whole genome shotgun sequence encodes:
- the usp1 gene encoding ubiquitin carboxyl-terminal hydrolase 1 isoform X3: MLQNICDQVVPAPCPSSLPCGKRESLVPFVGLNNLGNTCYLNSILQVLYYCPGFKDAVKSLYQLSKVKDKQKEDGAKSEEGDSCEDSMPVHMELLHSFHSLICSVEQLQSSFLFNPDKYNEGELATPPRRILNTLRQLNPMYEGYLQHDAQEVLQCILGYIQEACDTIKKDLRTTQDEKPGETERITRGGTTDGTSLTQEEEESSDGQLSGKRKSDTEVGNAKKKPKSQSKPTKNDEEIGPFTRSKRKSSGDVAGNSVRGQRDVAEKEEKERGSNTEEEKSEGTIKEASKRKKRARLNWLKPSGKQPSIFSKFRSMGRISSHVGDKAESKDQDMSSSDPQGQGKATPESTIQNQTAAKTEAEVQGLDMLKQLFQGQLVLRTRCLECECYTERREDFQDISVPVQENETSCSEASSEISPDPKPEQKTLKWAISQFASVERIVGQDKYFCETCHHYTEAERSLLFDKTPDVVTIHLKCFAASGSEVDPYAGLSKVNTPLLTPLKLSLDEWSTQPNTSHQEQHYRLFAVVMHSGVTISSGHYTTYIRMMDLHRTKLELQSPEESPREKDGEMKPLKEEGSPPDYDDGEVSFSLSSKVKNTTTGTSLTSKAGGKRSTEGVSLLGGQRSISSYEISTSKQAASEKPANMAAYTGSPAQNGVVKKERDERDGVKEESQVSLDMASQNLLDYEGKWMLFDDSEVRLFEEEEFVRACSPRTCSASTPYLLFYKKVSGEMN, translated from the exons CTGTGATCAGGTTGTGCCAGCGCCTTGTCCCTCATCTCTTCCCTGTGGAAAACGAGAGAGCCTCGTACCTTTTGTTGGCCTTAACAATCTGGGAAACACCTGCTACCTTAACAGCATCCTTCAG GTCCTGTATTATTGCCCTGGTTTTAAAGACGCTGTTAAGTCGTTGTATCAGTTGTCCAAGGTAAAGGACAAACAGAAAGAAGATGGCGCCAAAAGTGAAGAG GGAGACTCATGTGAAGACTCGATGCCTGTTCATATGGAATTACTGCACAGCTTCCACAGTTTAATATGTTCAGTGGAGCAGCTGCAGTCCAGTTTCTTGTTCAACCCAGACAAATATAACGAAGGAGAGCTGGCCACACCCCCACGCCGAATACTCAATACGCTCAG ACAGCTGAATCCTATGTATGAGGGCTATCTGCAGCATGATGCCCAGGAGGTACTGCAGTGTATCCTCGGATATATCCAGGAGGCCTGCGACACCATTAAGAAAGACCTTCGAACTACCCAAGATGAAAAACCAGGAGAAACTGAGCGCATCACAAGAGGTGGGACAACAGATGGGACATCACTTACCCAAGAGGAAGAGGAGAGCTCTGATGGACAGCTGAGTGGGAAAAGGAAGAGCGACACAGAAGTGGGCAATGCCAAGAAGAAGCCCAAGTCTCAGAGCAAACCTACGAAAAACGATGAGGAAATCGGACCTTTCACCCGGTCAAAGAGAAAGTCCTCTGGTGATGTGGCTGGAAATTCTGTCCGTGGCCAGAGGGATGTGGCAGaaaaggaagagaaagagagaggaagtaatacagaagaggagaagagtgaAGGAACCATAAAGGAGGCGAGTAAAAGGAAGAAGAGGGCAAGACTGAACTGGCTGAAACCTTCAGGGAAACAGCCCAGTATTTTCTCCAAATTCCGCAGCATGGGTCGAATCAGCTCTCATGTGGGAGACAAAGCAGAGAGCAAGGACCAGGACATGAGCAGCAGTGACCCTCAGGGCCAGGGGAAAGCCACTCCTGAAAGTACCATCCAAAATCAAACTGCAGCAAAGACAGAAG CAGAAGTCCAGGGCTTGGATATGTTGAAGCAGCTGTTCCAGGGTCAGCTGGTGCTGAGGACACGCTGCCTGGAGTGCGAGTGCTACACTGAGAGGAGAGAGGACTTCCAGGATATTAGTGTACCAGTGCAAGAGAATGAGACCAGCTGCTCAGAGGCCAGTTCAGAGA TTTCCCCAGATCCTAAGCCAGAACAGAAAACTCTGAAGTGGGCCATCTCTCAGTTTGCATCAGTGGAGCGGATTGTTGGCCAGGATAAATATTTCTGCGAGACGTGTCACCACTACACCGAGGCGGAGAGGAGTCTTCTCTTCGATAAGACCCCTGATGTTGTCACCATTCACCTCAAGTGTTTTGCAGCCAGTGGCTCCGA GGTGGACCCATATGCTGGACTGTCAAAAGTGAACACGCCTCTCCTCACTCCCCTCAAACTTTCCTTGGACGAATGGAGCAcacaacccaacacttcccaccaGGAGCAACATTACAGGCTCTTCGCTGTGGTCATGCACAGTGGAGTGACCATCAGCAGCGGTCATTACACCACCTACATCCGCATGATGGACCTCCACCGCACCAAGCTCGAGCTCCAGTCTCCGGAAGAGAGTCCGCGAGAGAAAGACGGAGAGATGAAACCGCTGAAGGAAGAGGGTTCTCCACCTGACTATGATGACGGCGAGGTGTCCTTCAGCTTAAGCTCCAAAGTGAAGAACACGACTACTGGAACGAGTTTGACAAGCAAAGCCGGAGGAAAGCGGTCTACAGAAGGGGTCAGTCTACTGGGAGGCCAGAGAAGCATCTCAAGCTACGAGATCAGCACCAGCAAGCAGGCAGCTTCAGAGAAACCTGCTAATATGGCTGCTTATACCGGTTCTCCTGCACAGAACGGAGTGGTGAAGAAGGAAAGGGATGAACGAGATGGTGTGAAAGAAGAGAGTCAGGTGAGCTTGGACATGGCTTCACAGAACCTTCTGGACTATGAAGGGAAGTGGATGCTTTTTGATGACTCGGAAGTGAGGCTGTTCGAGGAAGAAGAGTTCGTACGTGCGTGTTCTCCTCGGACCTGTTCCGCCTCCACACCTTACCTCCTGTTCTACAAGAAAGTCTCAGGAGAAATGAACTGA
- the usp1 gene encoding ubiquitin carboxyl-terminal hydrolase 1 isoform X2 codes for MPGVQQQQSDGAAVGVGSPLRKKRLSLKFLQRKETKRALDFTEPQAEEVNTAVPAATTSCDQVVPAPCPSSLPCGKRESLVPFVGLNNLGNTCYLNSILQVLYYCPGFKDAVKSLYQLSKVKDKQKEDGAKSEEGDSCEDSMPVHMELLHSFHSLICSVEQLQSSFLFNPDKYNEGELATPPRRILNTLRQLNPMYEGYLQHDAQEVLQCILGYIQEACDTIKKDLRTTQDEKPGETERITRGGTTDGTSLTQEEEESSDGQLSGKRKSDTEVGNAKKKPKSQSKPTKNDEEIGPFTRSKRKSSGDVAGNSVRGQRDVAEKEEKERGSNTEEEKSEGTIKEASKRKKRARLNWLKPSGKQPSIFSKFRSMGRISSHVGDKAESKDQDMSSSDPQGQGKATPESTIQNQTAAKTEEVQGLDMLKQLFQGQLVLRTRCLECECYTERREDFQDISVPVQENETSCSEASSEISPDPKPEQKTLKWAISQFASVERIVGQDKYFCETCHHYTEAERSLLFDKTPDVVTIHLKCFAASGSEVDPYAGLSKVNTPLLTPLKLSLDEWSTQPNTSHQEQHYRLFAVVMHSGVTISSGHYTTYIRMMDLHRTKLELQSPEESPREKDGEMKPLKEEGSPPDYDDGEVSFSLSSKVKNTTTGTSLTSKAGGKRSTEGVSLLGGQRSISSYEISTSKQAASEKPANMAAYTGSPAQNGVVKKERDERDGVKEESQVSLDMASQNLLDYEGKWMLFDDSEVRLFEEEEFVRACSPRTCSASTPYLLFYKKVSGEMN; via the exons CTGTGATCAGGTTGTGCCAGCGCCTTGTCCCTCATCTCTTCCCTGTGGAAAACGAGAGAGCCTCGTACCTTTTGTTGGCCTTAACAATCTGGGAAACACCTGCTACCTTAACAGCATCCTTCAG GTCCTGTATTATTGCCCTGGTTTTAAAGACGCTGTTAAGTCGTTGTATCAGTTGTCCAAGGTAAAGGACAAACAGAAAGAAGATGGCGCCAAAAGTGAAGAG GGAGACTCATGTGAAGACTCGATGCCTGTTCATATGGAATTACTGCACAGCTTCCACAGTTTAATATGTTCAGTGGAGCAGCTGCAGTCCAGTTTCTTGTTCAACCCAGACAAATATAACGAAGGAGAGCTGGCCACACCCCCACGCCGAATACTCAATACGCTCAG ACAGCTGAATCCTATGTATGAGGGCTATCTGCAGCATGATGCCCAGGAGGTACTGCAGTGTATCCTCGGATATATCCAGGAGGCCTGCGACACCATTAAGAAAGACCTTCGAACTACCCAAGATGAAAAACCAGGAGAAACTGAGCGCATCACAAGAGGTGGGACAACAGATGGGACATCACTTACCCAAGAGGAAGAGGAGAGCTCTGATGGACAGCTGAGTGGGAAAAGGAAGAGCGACACAGAAGTGGGCAATGCCAAGAAGAAGCCCAAGTCTCAGAGCAAACCTACGAAAAACGATGAGGAAATCGGACCTTTCACCCGGTCAAAGAGAAAGTCCTCTGGTGATGTGGCTGGAAATTCTGTCCGTGGCCAGAGGGATGTGGCAGaaaaggaagagaaagagagaggaagtaatacagaagaggagaagagtgaAGGAACCATAAAGGAGGCGAGTAAAAGGAAGAAGAGGGCAAGACTGAACTGGCTGAAACCTTCAGGGAAACAGCCCAGTATTTTCTCCAAATTCCGCAGCATGGGTCGAATCAGCTCTCATGTGGGAGACAAAGCAGAGAGCAAGGACCAGGACATGAGCAGCAGTGACCCTCAGGGCCAGGGGAAAGCCACTCCTGAAAGTACCATCCAAAATCAAACTGCAGCAAAGACAGAAG AAGTCCAGGGCTTGGATATGTTGAAGCAGCTGTTCCAGGGTCAGCTGGTGCTGAGGACACGCTGCCTGGAGTGCGAGTGCTACACTGAGAGGAGAGAGGACTTCCAGGATATTAGTGTACCAGTGCAAGAGAATGAGACCAGCTGCTCAGAGGCCAGTTCAGAGA TTTCCCCAGATCCTAAGCCAGAACAGAAAACTCTGAAGTGGGCCATCTCTCAGTTTGCATCAGTGGAGCGGATTGTTGGCCAGGATAAATATTTCTGCGAGACGTGTCACCACTACACCGAGGCGGAGAGGAGTCTTCTCTTCGATAAGACCCCTGATGTTGTCACCATTCACCTCAAGTGTTTTGCAGCCAGTGGCTCCGA GGTGGACCCATATGCTGGACTGTCAAAAGTGAACACGCCTCTCCTCACTCCCCTCAAACTTTCCTTGGACGAATGGAGCAcacaacccaacacttcccaccaGGAGCAACATTACAGGCTCTTCGCTGTGGTCATGCACAGTGGAGTGACCATCAGCAGCGGTCATTACACCACCTACATCCGCATGATGGACCTCCACCGCACCAAGCTCGAGCTCCAGTCTCCGGAAGAGAGTCCGCGAGAGAAAGACGGAGAGATGAAACCGCTGAAGGAAGAGGGTTCTCCACCTGACTATGATGACGGCGAGGTGTCCTTCAGCTTAAGCTCCAAAGTGAAGAACACGACTACTGGAACGAGTTTGACAAGCAAAGCCGGAGGAAAGCGGTCTACAGAAGGGGTCAGTCTACTGGGAGGCCAGAGAAGCATCTCAAGCTACGAGATCAGCACCAGCAAGCAGGCAGCTTCAGAGAAACCTGCTAATATGGCTGCTTATACCGGTTCTCCTGCACAGAACGGAGTGGTGAAGAAGGAAAGGGATGAACGAGATGGTGTGAAAGAAGAGAGTCAGGTGAGCTTGGACATGGCTTCACAGAACCTTCTGGACTATGAAGGGAAGTGGATGCTTTTTGATGACTCGGAAGTGAGGCTGTTCGAGGAAGAAGAGTTCGTACGTGCGTGTTCTCCTCGGACCTGTTCCGCCTCCACACCTTACCTCCTGTTCTACAAGAAAGTCTCAGGAGAAATGAACTGA
- the usp1 gene encoding ubiquitin carboxyl-terminal hydrolase 1 isoform X1 codes for MPGVQQQQSDGAAVGVGSPLRKKRLSLKFLQRKETKRALDFTEPQAEEVNTAVPAATTSCDQVVPAPCPSSLPCGKRESLVPFVGLNNLGNTCYLNSILQVLYYCPGFKDAVKSLYQLSKVKDKQKEDGAKSEEGDSCEDSMPVHMELLHSFHSLICSVEQLQSSFLFNPDKYNEGELATPPRRILNTLRQLNPMYEGYLQHDAQEVLQCILGYIQEACDTIKKDLRTTQDEKPGETERITRGGTTDGTSLTQEEEESSDGQLSGKRKSDTEVGNAKKKPKSQSKPTKNDEEIGPFTRSKRKSSGDVAGNSVRGQRDVAEKEEKERGSNTEEEKSEGTIKEASKRKKRARLNWLKPSGKQPSIFSKFRSMGRISSHVGDKAESKDQDMSSSDPQGQGKATPESTIQNQTAAKTEAEVQGLDMLKQLFQGQLVLRTRCLECECYTERREDFQDISVPVQENETSCSEASSEISPDPKPEQKTLKWAISQFASVERIVGQDKYFCETCHHYTEAERSLLFDKTPDVVTIHLKCFAASGSEVDPYAGLSKVNTPLLTPLKLSLDEWSTQPNTSHQEQHYRLFAVVMHSGVTISSGHYTTYIRMMDLHRTKLELQSPEESPREKDGEMKPLKEEGSPPDYDDGEVSFSLSSKVKNTTTGTSLTSKAGGKRSTEGVSLLGGQRSISSYEISTSKQAASEKPANMAAYTGSPAQNGVVKKERDERDGVKEESQVSLDMASQNLLDYEGKWMLFDDSEVRLFEEEEFVRACSPRTCSASTPYLLFYKKVSGEMN; via the exons CTGTGATCAGGTTGTGCCAGCGCCTTGTCCCTCATCTCTTCCCTGTGGAAAACGAGAGAGCCTCGTACCTTTTGTTGGCCTTAACAATCTGGGAAACACCTGCTACCTTAACAGCATCCTTCAG GTCCTGTATTATTGCCCTGGTTTTAAAGACGCTGTTAAGTCGTTGTATCAGTTGTCCAAGGTAAAGGACAAACAGAAAGAAGATGGCGCCAAAAGTGAAGAG GGAGACTCATGTGAAGACTCGATGCCTGTTCATATGGAATTACTGCACAGCTTCCACAGTTTAATATGTTCAGTGGAGCAGCTGCAGTCCAGTTTCTTGTTCAACCCAGACAAATATAACGAAGGAGAGCTGGCCACACCCCCACGCCGAATACTCAATACGCTCAG ACAGCTGAATCCTATGTATGAGGGCTATCTGCAGCATGATGCCCAGGAGGTACTGCAGTGTATCCTCGGATATATCCAGGAGGCCTGCGACACCATTAAGAAAGACCTTCGAACTACCCAAGATGAAAAACCAGGAGAAACTGAGCGCATCACAAGAGGTGGGACAACAGATGGGACATCACTTACCCAAGAGGAAGAGGAGAGCTCTGATGGACAGCTGAGTGGGAAAAGGAAGAGCGACACAGAAGTGGGCAATGCCAAGAAGAAGCCCAAGTCTCAGAGCAAACCTACGAAAAACGATGAGGAAATCGGACCTTTCACCCGGTCAAAGAGAAAGTCCTCTGGTGATGTGGCTGGAAATTCTGTCCGTGGCCAGAGGGATGTGGCAGaaaaggaagagaaagagagaggaagtaatacagaagaggagaagagtgaAGGAACCATAAAGGAGGCGAGTAAAAGGAAGAAGAGGGCAAGACTGAACTGGCTGAAACCTTCAGGGAAACAGCCCAGTATTTTCTCCAAATTCCGCAGCATGGGTCGAATCAGCTCTCATGTGGGAGACAAAGCAGAGAGCAAGGACCAGGACATGAGCAGCAGTGACCCTCAGGGCCAGGGGAAAGCCACTCCTGAAAGTACCATCCAAAATCAAACTGCAGCAAAGACAGAAG CAGAAGTCCAGGGCTTGGATATGTTGAAGCAGCTGTTCCAGGGTCAGCTGGTGCTGAGGACACGCTGCCTGGAGTGCGAGTGCTACACTGAGAGGAGAGAGGACTTCCAGGATATTAGTGTACCAGTGCAAGAGAATGAGACCAGCTGCTCAGAGGCCAGTTCAGAGA TTTCCCCAGATCCTAAGCCAGAACAGAAAACTCTGAAGTGGGCCATCTCTCAGTTTGCATCAGTGGAGCGGATTGTTGGCCAGGATAAATATTTCTGCGAGACGTGTCACCACTACACCGAGGCGGAGAGGAGTCTTCTCTTCGATAAGACCCCTGATGTTGTCACCATTCACCTCAAGTGTTTTGCAGCCAGTGGCTCCGA GGTGGACCCATATGCTGGACTGTCAAAAGTGAACACGCCTCTCCTCACTCCCCTCAAACTTTCCTTGGACGAATGGAGCAcacaacccaacacttcccaccaGGAGCAACATTACAGGCTCTTCGCTGTGGTCATGCACAGTGGAGTGACCATCAGCAGCGGTCATTACACCACCTACATCCGCATGATGGACCTCCACCGCACCAAGCTCGAGCTCCAGTCTCCGGAAGAGAGTCCGCGAGAGAAAGACGGAGAGATGAAACCGCTGAAGGAAGAGGGTTCTCCACCTGACTATGATGACGGCGAGGTGTCCTTCAGCTTAAGCTCCAAAGTGAAGAACACGACTACTGGAACGAGTTTGACAAGCAAAGCCGGAGGAAAGCGGTCTACAGAAGGGGTCAGTCTACTGGGAGGCCAGAGAAGCATCTCAAGCTACGAGATCAGCACCAGCAAGCAGGCAGCTTCAGAGAAACCTGCTAATATGGCTGCTTATACCGGTTCTCCTGCACAGAACGGAGTGGTGAAGAAGGAAAGGGATGAACGAGATGGTGTGAAAGAAGAGAGTCAGGTGAGCTTGGACATGGCTTCACAGAACCTTCTGGACTATGAAGGGAAGTGGATGCTTTTTGATGACTCGGAAGTGAGGCTGTTCGAGGAAGAAGAGTTCGTACGTGCGTGTTCTCCTCGGACCTGTTCCGCCTCCACACCTTACCTCCTGTTCTACAAGAAAGTCTCAGGAGAAATGAACTGA